One genomic region from Anabaena sp. PCC 7108 encodes:
- a CDS encoding carotenoid oxygenase family protein translates to MQTIDKKSNKKTWSKAISQPATEFPPTQLPVIAGKIPDGLRGTLYRNGAARLQRGGVSVGHWFDGDGAILAVDFTDTGATGVYRYVQTAGYQEETAAGKFLYGNYGMTAPGPIWNQWQKPVKHAANTSVLALPDKLLALWEGDNPYALDLQTLETKGLDNLDGLEKKQPYSAHPKVDYATGEIFNFGVSPGANAILSLYKSDFTGKVLKTAKLTLSGFPVIHDFVLAGQYLIFFPPAVHLNVWPVLLGISSYSDSLQWLPQKGTKILVIDRETLSLVSEGITEPWFQWHFGNGYVDDSGTVIVDFAKYADFQTNEFLREVATGKTQTVAKTTFTRVQLNPQTGKVTGIETLLNRTCEFPNVPPQNVGKFSRYSYMSIFREGTDVEGEILNGIAGFDHQTGTLSEADLGENRYPCEPLPAQDNQNPEQSWILTVVYDGNTNSSEVWIFESQHLNDEPVCKLRLPSVIPHSFHGTWKPA, encoded by the coding sequence ATGCAAACAATTGATAAAAAGTCAAACAAAAAAACTTGGTCAAAAGCTATATCCCAACCAGCAACAGAATTTCCTCCCACTCAATTACCTGTTATTGCTGGTAAAATTCCTGATGGTTTGCGAGGTACACTTTACCGTAATGGTGCAGCTAGATTGCAACGGGGCGGTGTTTCAGTAGGACATTGGTTTGATGGAGATGGGGCAATTTTAGCCGTCGATTTTACTGATACTGGTGCGACTGGTGTTTATCGCTATGTGCAGACTGCTGGTTATCAAGAAGAAACTGCTGCGGGTAAATTTCTGTATGGTAATTATGGCATGACTGCACCGGGTCCCATTTGGAATCAATGGCAAAAACCTGTTAAACACGCTGCAAATACTTCTGTTTTAGCATTACCTGATAAATTACTGGCACTATGGGAAGGTGATAATCCTTATGCGTTAGATTTGCAAACTTTAGAAACCAAAGGTTTAGATAATTTAGATGGGTTGGAAAAAAAACAACCTTATTCTGCACATCCTAAAGTTGATTATGCAACGGGGGAAATTTTTAATTTTGGTGTAAGTCCGGGAGCAAATGCGATATTAAGTCTCTACAAAAGTGACTTTACTGGCAAAGTTTTGAAAACAGCAAAATTGACATTATCAGGTTTTCCCGTCATCCATGATTTTGTGTTAGCAGGACAATATTTAATATTTTTTCCTCCTGCTGTACATTTAAATGTTTGGCCTGTTTTGTTGGGAATTAGTAGTTACAGTGATTCGCTGCAATGGTTGCCACAAAAAGGAACTAAGATTTTAGTAATTGACAGAGAAACTTTATCTTTAGTAAGTGAAGGAATTACAGAACCTTGGTTTCAATGGCATTTTGGTAATGGTTATGTTGATGATAGCGGTACTGTAATTGTAGATTTTGCTAAATATGCAGATTTTCAAACTAATGAATTTTTGAGAGAAGTAGCGACTGGAAAAACTCAAACAGTTGCTAAAACTACCTTTACGCGTGTACAACTTAATCCGCAAACAGGGAAAGTAACGGGAATTGAAACTCTGTTAAATAGAACTTGTGAATTTCCTAATGTTCCACCACAAAATGTTGGTAAGTTCTCTCGTTATAGCTATATGTCTATTTTTCGGGAAGGAACAGATGTTGAAGGAGAAATATTAAATGGTATTGCTGGTTTTGATCATCAAACTGGAACTTTGTCAGAAGCAGACTTGGGCGAAAATCGCTATCCTTGTGAACCTCTCCCAGCACAAGACAATCAAAACCCTGAGCAAAGTTGGATTTTAACAGTAGTTTACGATGGTAATACTAATAGTAGCGAGGTTTGGATATTTGAGAGCCAACACTTGAACGATGAACCAGTTTGTAAACTCCGATTACCCAGCGTTATTCCCCACAGCTTTCACGGTACTTGGAAACCCGCTTAA
- a CDS encoding Eco29kI family restriction endonuclease: protein MPLEVFQAPPTLRDQLIEFQARQHCYPLSELEEVKEELAGYVGVYLLYYRGEFPLYSAITYANQNSCCLPIYIGKAENPGKRTGTGTITGGLIGRLREHRNSICQANNLDVADFYFTVVAMAVDLVAWGESVLIRHFRPVWCSIISGFGIHAPGKGRSLQMRSLWDEIHSGRSFATALPPNPITISNLQPQVTQHGQKLCVHLGCPCLDK from the coding sequence ATGCCATTAGAAGTTTTTCAAGCACCTCCAACACTACGTGACCAGTTAATTGAGTTTCAAGCTAGACAGCATTGTTATCCTCTCAGTGAACTGGAAGAAGTCAAAGAAGAGTTAGCTGGCTATGTTGGTGTCTATTTACTTTATTACAGGGGAGAATTTCCGCTTTACTCAGCTATAACTTACGCTAATCAAAATTCTTGTTGTCTGCCAATTTATATTGGCAAAGCAGAAAATCCAGGGAAGCGGACTGGAACAGGAACTATTACAGGCGGTTTAATTGGTCGTTTAAGAGAACATAGAAATTCTATTTGCCAAGCTAACAATCTTGATGTCGCAGATTTTTACTTTACCGTAGTAGCAATGGCTGTGGATTTAGTTGCTTGGGGTGAGTCTGTGCTGATTCGACATTTTCGTCCTGTTTGGTGCAGTATCATTTCTGGCTTTGGCATTCATGCACCCGGTAAAGGACGGAGCTTACAAATGCGATCTTTATGGGATGAAATACACTCAGGCAGATCCTTTGCTACAGCCTTACCTCCTAATCCCATCACTATTTCTAATCTACAGCCACAGGTAACTCAACATGGTCAAAAGTTGTGTGTGCATTTAGGATGTCCGTGTTTAGATAAATAA
- a CDS encoding DNA cytosine methyltransferase, with protein sequence MSKFKSLELFTGAGGLAMGCTRADFHHQALVERDKHSCHTIRENQQRGMELVSDWCIHQMDVVDFDYSNVRTEIDVLAGGPPCQPFSIGGNHNGYLDKRDMFPEFFRAVRELRPKAFLIENVRGLVRPNFINYFEYILLQLNYPELQPQADESWADHLARLEQHQRSNIKNELNYRVKWQLLNAANYGVPQKRERVFIVGFRSDLKINWSFPEPTHTEEALICDKWVTGEYWERHCIAKLYRPEMPKKIRSSYQQKGASLLGSITSPWLTVRDAIADLPPPEKTTLAAEIPNHIYIPGAKRYPGHTGSPWDEPAKTLKAGVHGVPGGENMLAFPDGQVRYFTVREAARLQTFPDDYYFPCAWGESMRQIGNAVPVTLAYIIATSIRTHLQKVDSRLKIKTAV encoded by the coding sequence GTGTCTAAATTCAAATCACTAGAATTATTTACAGGTGCTGGAGGTTTAGCGATGGGATGCACTCGCGCTGATTTCCATCATCAGGCACTTGTGGAAAGAGATAAACATAGTTGTCACACCATCCGCGAAAATCAGCAGCGAGGGATGGAACTTGTGAGTGACTGGTGTATCCATCAAATGGATGTGGTTGATTTTGACTACTCCAATGTGAGAACAGAAATAGACGTTTTAGCAGGTGGTCCACCTTGTCAACCTTTTTCTATTGGTGGCAACCATAATGGTTATTTAGATAAACGGGATATGTTTCCCGAATTTTTCCGCGCTGTACGAGAATTACGTCCCAAAGCTTTTTTAATAGAAAATGTCCGTGGTTTAGTGCGGCCTAATTTTATTAATTATTTTGAGTATATTCTTTTACAGTTAAATTATCCTGAACTGCAACCCCAGGCTGATGAATCTTGGGCTGACCATTTAGCAAGACTTGAGCAACATCAGCGCAGTAATATCAAGAATGAACTTAATTATCGGGTAAAGTGGCAGTTATTAAATGCTGCTAATTATGGAGTACCACAGAAACGGGAACGAGTGTTTATTGTTGGTTTCCGTTCTGATTTAAAAATTAACTGGTCTTTTCCTGAACCAACCCATACAGAAGAGGCGCTAATTTGCGATAAATGGGTGACAGGTGAATATTGGGAGCGTCACTGTATTGCTAAATTATATCGCCCAGAAATGCCCAAAAAAATACGCAGTAGCTATCAACAAAAAGGAGCGAGTTTACTGGGTAGTATAACTTCGCCTTGGCTGACTGTGCGAGATGCTATAGCCGACTTACCACCACCTGAAAAAACTACTTTAGCAGCAGAAATTCCTAATCATATCTACATTCCTGGTGCTAAACGCTATCCAGGCCACACGGGTAGTCCTTGGGATGAACCAGCCAAAACCCTAAAAGCAGGTGTACATGGTGTTCCTGGTGGTGAAAATATGCTTGCTTTTCCCGACGGACAAGTCCGCTATTTTACGGTACGTGAGGCTGCAAGATTGCAAACTTTCCCTGATGATTACTACTTTCCTTGTGCTTGGGGTGAGTCCATGCGTCAAATTGGTAATGCTGTACCTGTTACCCTGGCTTATATTATCGCTACTAGCATCCGTACCCATTTACAAAAAGTTGACTCTCGGCTCAAAATTAAGACTGCTGTCTAG
- a CDS encoding thioesterase II family protein produces the protein MTTKTTFNSWVTCPQPNPQAKLRLFCLPHAGGSATVFRTWPDNLPSTIEVCPLELPGRGRQMNLSPYTKMQPLVREIAQNITPYLDKPFAIFGHSMGGLISFELSRLLRSDYHVTPLHLFIAARNAPQVTPTKPPIYNLPDAEFWQEILNYNGTPNEVMQNQDIIQIFLPILRADFTVLNTYAYQNQLAFDFPISVFGGLQDPEFTDYELEAWQEQTNTTFDLQMLEGNHFFIRSHEKILLRIISQKLE, from the coding sequence ATGACAACCAAAACCACATTTAACTCCTGGGTAACTTGTCCCCAACCCAACCCCCAAGCCAAATTACGCTTATTCTGCTTACCCCACGCAGGAGGTAGTGCGACAGTATTTCGCACCTGGCCTGATAATTTACCCTCAACTATTGAAGTGTGTCCTCTAGAACTTCCTGGAAGGGGAAGACAAATGAACTTATCTCCCTACACAAAAATGCAACCTTTGGTAAGGGAAATAGCCCAAAATATTACACCATATTTAGATAAACCTTTTGCTATTTTTGGTCATAGTATGGGTGGGCTTATCAGCTTTGAATTATCTAGGTTACTGCGTTCAGATTATCATGTAACTCCATTACACCTGTTTATTGCTGCTCGGAATGCACCACAAGTTACTCCCACAAAACCGCCCATTTACAACTTACCAGATGCTGAGTTTTGGCAAGAAATTCTTAATTATAATGGTACTCCTAATGAGGTCATGCAAAATCAAGATATTATCCAAATTTTTCTCCCTATTCTCCGGGCTGATTTTACGGTTCTAAATACTTATGCTTATCAAAATCAACTAGCTTTTGATTTTCCTATTAGTGTTTTTGGTGGGTTACAAGATCCAGAATTTACTGATTATGAACTAGAAGCATGGCAAGAGCAAACTAATACTACTTTTGATTTACAAATGCTGGAGGGGAATCACTTTTTTATTCGTTCGCATGAAAAGATATTACTGAGAATTATATCTCAAAAGTTAGAGTGA
- a CDS encoding Hsp20/alpha crystallin family protein, giving the protein MAIIRWDPLRDIERLEPFRELDRWDPLREMDTLQRRMNRLFERIIPTDGGERGGITFVPSAELEETDDAFKLRLELPGLEAKDVNVEVTPEAVSITGERKSETTEEREGYTRSEFRYGKFQRVIPLPSLVQHEQVQAEYKDGILRLNLPKAEPEKQKAFKVNLS; this is encoded by the coding sequence ATGGCTATTATTCGTTGGGACCCACTCCGGGATATTGAACGCCTAGAACCATTTCGCGAACTTGATCGCTGGGACCCTCTTCGGGAAATGGATACATTACAGCGTCGGATGAATCGCTTGTTTGAAAGAATTATCCCAACCGATGGAGGAGAAAGAGGAGGAATAACATTTGTTCCTTCTGCTGAACTGGAAGAAACTGATGATGCCTTTAAATTGAGACTAGAATTACCTGGTCTGGAAGCGAAAGATGTGAATGTAGAAGTAACTCCTGAAGCTGTTTCTATTACTGGTGAAAGGAAATCAGAAACTACAGAGGAAAGAGAAGGTTACACTCGTTCTGAATTCCGTTATGGTAAATTCCAACGGGTAATACCATTGCCTTCCCTTGTACAGCATGAACAAGTACAAGCTGAGTATAAAGATGGTATTCTGCGGTTGAATTTGCCGAAAGCAGAACCGGAAAAACAAAAAGCTTTCAAAGTTAATCTCAGTTAA
- a CDS encoding MBL fold metallo-hydrolase: MYFTWLDSNSWLMEIGGQRILIDPWLVGSLTFNNLDWLFKGSRIQERLIPENIDLILLSQGLEDHAHPPTLKQLDRNIQVVASPNAAKVVKQLGYTQIITLAHGEHFTLNNQVEIKALPGSPIGPTILENAYLLKELASNLTLYYEPHGYHSPQLQQLAPVDVVITPMIGLGLPVLGPIIKGMNSALEVAKWLQPQLMLPTAAGGDVLFEGLLNKFIQTQGSIEEFRALLQKNNLSTRIMTPNPGEQVSF, from the coding sequence ATGTACTTCACTTGGTTAGACAGCAATAGTTGGCTGATGGAAATTGGCGGACAACGAATACTCATTGACCCTTGGTTAGTTGGTTCTTTAACCTTCAATAATTTGGATTGGTTATTTAAAGGTTCTCGAATTCAAGAGAGGCTAATACCAGAAAATATTGACTTGATTCTGTTATCTCAGGGTTTAGAAGATCATGCTCATCCTCCCACCCTCAAGCAACTTGACCGGAATATTCAGGTTGTCGCTTCTCCTAATGCAGCCAAAGTAGTAAAACAGTTGGGTTACACCCAAATTATCACCCTGGCTCATGGTGAACATTTCACATTGAATAATCAAGTAGAAATTAAGGCTCTTCCTGGTTCTCCCATTGGTCCAACTATTTTAGAAAACGCTTATTTACTGAAAGAGTTGGCGAGTAATTTAACCCTCTATTACGAGCCGCATGGATATCATTCACCACAACTTCAGCAGCTTGCACCAGTTGATGTGGTGATTACTCCCATGATTGGCTTGGGTTTACCTGTCCTCGGTCCAATTATTAAGGGTATGAATAGTGCTTTAGAAGTAGCCAAGTGGTTGCAACCTCAACTCATGCTACCGACAGCAGCGGGAGGAGATGTGTTATTTGAGGGATTGTTAAACAAATTCATCCAAACTCAGGGAAGTATTGAGGAATTTCGAGCCTTATTACAGAAAAACAATTTGTCAACAAGGATAATGACACCTAACCCTGGTGAACAAGTCAGTTTTTAA
- a CDS encoding circadian clock KaiB family protein — protein sequence MIKLTTDKLSRPQLFKGIALFTPGGDLIYCIDPSKQGRWHLHLCAALQEILDLPEPPHFLVPCYTATIDHWLNPHTQQVQTFAEAYPAVIRHQTVLKAIFGMGELVWQTAPWQEGSCDRMVLATYRSSFPQLWEDHDLIVRLDLADVTPQYPQRVITAPQKTPNTQGYVLRLFVAGHSGATERILEHLHELLERSLGYPYTLKVIDVLTHPEQAEINQVSATPTLVKVWPQPIRRIVGDLDNVDKLLQMLGAKEK from the coding sequence GTGATCAAGTTAACTACAGATAAACTATCTAGACCCCAGTTGTTCAAAGGGATTGCTCTTTTTACACCTGGAGGCGATTTAATTTATTGCATTGACCCTAGTAAACAAGGTCGATGGCATTTGCATTTGTGTGCGGCTTTGCAAGAAATCCTAGATTTACCAGAGCCGCCGCATTTTTTAGTTCCTTGTTATACAGCGACCATTGATCACTGGCTTAATCCACACACGCAACAAGTACAAACCTTTGCGGAAGCTTATCCGGCTGTTATTCGCCACCAGACAGTGCTGAAAGCTATTTTTGGTATGGGGGAGCTAGTATGGCAAACAGCACCTTGGCAGGAAGGATCGTGCGATCGCATGGTGTTGGCAACTTATCGCTCCTCATTTCCCCAGCTTTGGGAAGACCATGACTTAATTGTGCGCTTAGACTTGGCTGATGTGACTCCACAATACCCACAAAGGGTAATAACAGCGCCACAGAAAACACCTAATACTCAAGGCTATGTCCTGCGGCTGTTTGTAGCTGGACACAGCGGAGCCACTGAACGCATTTTGGAACATTTACACGAATTACTAGAGCGATCGCTGGGATATCCTTATACTCTCAAAGTGATTGATGTTTTAACACATCCAGAACAAGCCGAAATCAATCAAGTTTCCGCAACTCCAACCCTAGTTAAGGTTTGGCCTCAACCAATTCGGCGAATTGTTGGCGATTTAGATAATGTAGACAAACTTTTACAGATGTTAGGCGCGAAAGAAAAATAG
- a CDS encoding type IV pilus twitching motility protein PilT has product MTESKPRNLPPVPPPPPLPTSSAQHQPTKTMQISAERMNNPTGLNNPLPPSMPAASQRPAAPPPMPMAMATPKKPPGMSLAQLIKEAFDQGFSDVHLGVGEIPRFRNRGEIETTNYPQTDKETFMGWLREIMSDGEIQRFQDNLEFDGATQYEFARVRINIFDTLRGYAMVLRLIPLKILSMDQLRLPPVFRDICHYHKGLILVTGPTGSGKSTTMAAMVDYINREMPKHIITIEDPIEFVHQSRKSLVKQREVGMHTRKFDNALKAALREDPDLILVGEMRDKETVNTALKAAQTGHLVMGTLHTNSAVKTIERILNLYSGEEQDAMRVAISESLVSVIAQGLCRTTDGKRAAFHDVLINTEAVKEWIKDGKYDEIGELMKQAGFDGMVTMNQSLLNLYQEGRITEETALEMSPTPNEMAQFLRGRV; this is encoded by the coding sequence ATGACAGAATCAAAACCTCGCAATCTACCACCAGTACCCCCACCCCCACCATTACCAACGTCTTCTGCACAGCATCAACCGACAAAAACGATGCAAATATCAGCAGAAAGAATGAATAATCCTACTGGACTTAACAATCCCCTGCCACCGAGTATGCCTGCTGCCTCCCAACGTCCAGCTGCACCACCACCAATGCCTATGGCTATGGCTACTCCCAAAAAGCCACCGGGGATGTCCTTAGCACAGCTAATTAAAGAAGCTTTTGATCAGGGATTTTCTGATGTTCACTTAGGTGTTGGGGAAATACCCCGTTTCCGTAATCGAGGAGAAATTGAAACCACCAATTATCCACAAACCGATAAAGAAACTTTTATGGGTTGGTTACGGGAGATTATGAGCGATGGAGAAATTCAGAGGTTTCAAGACAATTTAGAATTTGACGGTGCGACTCAGTACGAATTTGCCCGTGTACGGATTAATATTTTTGACACCCTCAGAGGCTATGCCATGGTGCTGCGGTTAATTCCGCTCAAAATCTTGTCCATGGATCAATTGAGATTACCGCCAGTTTTTCGGGATATTTGCCATTATCACAAAGGGTTGATTTTGGTGACAGGTCCGACTGGTTCAGGTAAATCTACGACAATGGCAGCAATGGTGGACTACATCAACAGAGAGATGCCTAAGCACATTATTACCATTGAAGACCCAATTGAATTTGTCCACCAAAGCCGCAAGTCCTTAGTCAAGCAGCGGGAAGTGGGAATGCACACCCGAAAGTTTGACAACGCCCTCAAAGCAGCTTTACGGGAAGACCCAGATTTGATTCTGGTGGGGGAAATGCGAGATAAAGAAACAGTCAACACTGCCCTAAAAGCGGCTCAAACTGGTCACTTAGTGATGGGAACCCTGCACACTAATAGTGCCGTGAAAACTATTGAACGGATTCTGAATCTCTATTCAGGTGAAGAACAGGATGCAATGCGGGTGGCAATTTCTGAGTCTTTAGTGTCCGTGATTGCCCAAGGTTTGTGTCGCACAACTGATGGTAAACGGGCAGCCTTCCACGATGTCCTGATTAACACCGAAGCTGTGAAAGAATGGATTAAAGATGGTAAATATGATGAAATTGGCGAATTGATGAAGCAAGCCGGCTTTGATGGCATGGTGACTATGAATCAGTCATTACTCAATTTGTATCAAGAAGGTCGGATTACTGAAGAAACTGCCTTGGAAATGTCACCAACTCCCAATGAAATGGCACAATTTCTCCGAGGACGTGTTTAA
- the wecB gene encoding non-hydrolyzing UDP-N-acetylglucosamine 2-epimerase, with protein sequence MTNQNRVGIILGTRPEAIKLAPVIQVFQSCPDLELQVILTGQHREMVEQVMQLFNLKADCNLEIMQPQQSLNDITCRSLQGLEALFIEQKLDLVIVQGDTTTAFAAALAAFYQKIPVGHVEAGLRTDDLFNPYPEEANRRLISQITQLHFAPTSLAVKNLQASGVLGKIHLTGNTVIDALLNVARSKPACDIPGLNWHEYRTILVTVHRRENWGEPLQAIAQALLEILAKFPDTALLLPLHRNPTVREPLQQLLGNHPRIFLTEPLDYGQLVGAIERSHLLLTDSGGLQEEAPSLGKPVLVLRDTTERPEAVTAGTAKLVGTQTESIVAAASELLSKPEAYTAMANAINPFGDGHAAERILEIVKNYLRTGD encoded by the coding sequence ATGACTAATCAAAACCGAGTTGGCATTATTTTAGGTACTCGTCCTGAAGCGATTAAACTAGCACCAGTAATTCAGGTTTTTCAAAGTTGTCCAGATTTGGAATTGCAGGTAATTCTGACGGGACAACATCGAGAAATGGTTGAACAGGTGATGCAGTTGTTCAACTTAAAGGCAGATTGTAATTTAGAGATTATGCAGCCTCAACAATCTCTAAATGATATTACCTGTCGGAGTTTACAAGGTTTAGAAGCATTATTTATAGAACAAAAACTAGATTTAGTTATAGTCCAGGGAGATACGACCACAGCTTTTGCGGCTGCGTTGGCAGCATTTTATCAAAAAATTCCTGTGGGTCATGTGGAAGCAGGGTTAAGAACTGATGACTTATTTAATCCTTATCCCGAAGAAGCTAATAGAAGGTTAATTTCCCAAATCACCCAATTACATTTTGCTCCTACCTCCCTCGCCGTCAAAAATTTGCAAGCTTCTGGTGTGTTGGGAAAAATTCACTTGACGGGTAATACCGTGATTGATGCGTTGTTAAATGTGGCGAGAAGTAAACCAGCTTGTGATATTCCGGGTTTAAATTGGCATGAATATAGGACTATACTGGTAACAGTGCATCGCCGGGAGAACTGGGGAGAACCTCTACAAGCGATCGCACAAGCATTGTTAGAGATTTTAGCTAAATTTCCAGATACAGCCTTATTATTACCCTTACACCGCAATCCCACAGTGAGAGAACCATTGCAGCAGTTGTTAGGTAATCATCCGCGCATATTCTTGACAGAACCATTAGATTATGGTCAATTAGTAGGAGCAATAGAGCGATCGCACCTATTACTAACTGACTCCGGTGGTTTACAAGAAGAAGCACCCAGTTTAGGTAAACCCGTTTTGGTTCTCAGAGACACCACAGAAAGACCAGAAGCAGTCACCGCAGGTACAGCCAAATTAGTGGGAACCCAAACTGAAAGTATTGTTGCTGCTGCAAGTGAGTTACTTAGTAAACCAGAAGCATACACAGCCATGGCTAATGCTATTAACCCCTTTGGGGATGGTCATGCAGCAGAACGCATTTTAGAAATTGTGAAGAATTATTTGAGAACTGGTGATTGA
- a CDS encoding peptidoglycan-binding protein has translation MANEETPVKVELNLPTLPVINWQKLCKSSAWLAFAGLTVFLVAVSQVQEASADYVRTNGSCLYIRRGASGGNSSVACVPNGTNIGNTGNVSNGYAQITSGRYQGYYVAERWIGMNPGTSPNRPSPGVGGRILLGQGARGERVRVVQRALGIRVDGVYGSNTAQQVRNFQRRNGLLVDGIVGPATRSALGIS, from the coding sequence ATGGCTAATGAAGAGACTCCCGTTAAGGTTGAATTAAATCTTCCTACTTTACCAGTCATAAATTGGCAAAAACTGTGTAAATCTTCAGCTTGGTTGGCTTTTGCAGGTCTAACAGTCTTCCTTGTTGCTGTCTCCCAAGTTCAAGAAGCTTCCGCAGATTATGTGAGAACTAATGGTAGTTGTTTATATATCCGTAGGGGTGCTAGTGGCGGTAACTCTTCCGTAGCTTGTGTTCCTAATGGCACAAATATTGGGAATACAGGAAATGTGAGTAACGGTTATGCACAAATTACTTCAGGACGTTACCAAGGATATTATGTGGCGGAAAGATGGATTGGGATGAATCCAGGGACATCTCCCAATCGTCCTAGTCCTGGTGTTGGGGGTCGAATTTTATTGGGACAGGGAGCCAGAGGTGAGCGCGTCAGAGTGGTGCAAAGAGCTTTAGGAATAAGAGTTGATGGTGTTTACGGATCAAATACTGCTCAACAAGTCCGCAATTTCCAAAGAAGAAATGGTTTGCTTGTAGATGGTATTGTGGGACCTGCAACTCGTAGTGCTTTGGGTATTAGTTAG
- a CDS encoding M23 family metallopeptidase: MKKNPLSRFCTYTLIGLISLTSVLSTTTSALPQTIKASLVKPIPIFSNNLIWPTQGIISQGFRKYQHEGIDIAGAIGTPIVAAASGTVVKAGWDDWGLGNVIEIKHPNGSLTVYGHNRRLLVSKGQQVNQGQIIAEMGSTGNSTAPHLHFEFYQNSRLAVDPLHLLTVSIASKTPLEPPVSPSQPTPVKINPVNFETECAGTTVITGETAKIRVQVCEENGQLFYIGQLKQDISKPVKIAARNVGKNQYQADNGTFSYLISPEKVEVWRYGNQIRSDNFNTSQRLGN; encoded by the coding sequence ATGAAAAAAAATCCTCTTTCTCGGTTCTGTACTTATACCTTGATTGGGCTAATATCTTTAACATCTGTTTTAAGTACAACTACCTCTGCGTTACCTCAGACAATCAAAGCTTCCCTAGTGAAGCCAATTCCCATATTTAGTAATAACTTAATCTGGCCAACTCAAGGAATTATTTCTCAAGGTTTCCGCAAATATCAACATGAAGGAATCGACATTGCAGGTGCTATTGGTACTCCCATTGTCGCTGCTGCATCTGGTACAGTTGTCAAAGCAGGTTGGGATGATTGGGGATTAGGTAATGTAATTGAGATTAAACATCCTAACGGGAGTTTAACAGTCTATGGTCACAATCGACGTTTGTTAGTCAGCAAAGGTCAACAAGTCAATCAAGGTCAAATAATTGCCGAAATGGGATCTACAGGTAATAGTACAGCCCCTCATCTGCATTTTGAATTTTATCAAAATAGTCGTTTAGCTGTTGACCCTCTGCACCTATTAACTGTCTCCATTGCCTCTAAAACGCCATTAGAACCACCAGTTTCACCTTCACAACCAACTCCTGTCAAAATTAATCCCGTCAATTTTGAGACTGAATGTGCTGGAACTACGGTTATAACAGGGGAAACAGCAAAGATTCGTGTCCAAGTCTGTGAAGAAAACGGTCAATTATTTTACATTGGACAATTAAAACAAGATATAAGTAAACCTGTCAAGATAGCTGCACGGAACGTTGGTAAAAACCAATATCAAGCAGATAACGGTACTTTCTCATATTTAATTAGTCCAGAGAAAGTAGAAGTGTGGCGCTACGGGAATCAGATTCGCTCTGATAATTTTAATACTTCTCAGCGCTTAGGGAATTAA